In the genome of Macellibacteroides fermentans, one region contains:
- a CDS encoding O-antigen ligase family protein, whose amino-acid sequence MKNVDILYLTSLLIMGVVAVSILFGASLPYMTAYVVVPLLIISMYCKRKVVKSPISGIDFCLVVIFIYEIINPLLVANHEVALYRGLFVPAAILVYYLMRKTIVRNDTVIYYLFSGLLLLCSIVIIISFLFFTATIEDGGFGLNELISLRYLFSPMSVLINDWGLLLLLLLPSPLLIVVRIPDRLRLYPLALFTIGLYALILTFSRGAYIAVMVLLLSMHILAKIYRLKIIRFSRKSLITLLVLFIIALYPIRKPLFEMLPHNTSVSQKMSTNGRIDQWSRSLDVIKEQPLFGVGASGFKQANKIISDKNQIPYTIKVTNSYLQIFVEKGIVGIILYGLLIVMIVYLIVCRIRQKDNDDKKFANIIISSLFIAMGVKEFGFSTLFDNQFVFLVFTMWLFIVAHSSSRLFVSKRRILDIAIIVVMMIYLFSFYFYSITHKYINLNQRGVAMTHISNKKQANELFSTIDTAKINSPVVFSNLALLLVTEQDTINYKQFALGVAPLLYDSMRIDSIITFTQRASDIAPCESLFLQNLGWLYILKGNYTDAMASFNHAMAVNPANYNNMLSLGLCLEFLQNKNAAEQYYSKAIAASPFITESIFFNDYIKRDSISAYTVVQNAKTIIEKDSLNIISRSKLAKLYMFLNEQNKANIILADVVKKLPNLNRAWLMLGDIHIANGNLTESKVCYQKAHLLDKVDRLVLYRLYKIYSIKKDKACLDYYKKMLDVTKSNTYMSIYFKSVYSYSHIAQETFPYNAQEYFSPMIELN is encoded by the coding sequence ATGAAAAATGTTGATATACTATATTTAACATCTCTTCTGATCATGGGTGTTGTAGCTGTTTCGATACTTTTCGGAGCATCACTTCCATATATGACAGCTTATGTTGTTGTTCCTCTTTTAATAATATCAATGTATTGTAAGAGAAAAGTGGTCAAATCGCCAATCTCCGGTATTGATTTTTGTCTGGTTGTAATTTTTATTTACGAGATAATAAATCCGCTGCTAGTTGCCAACCACGAGGTTGCATTGTACAGAGGTCTGTTTGTTCCAGCTGCAATTTTAGTATATTATTTAATGCGTAAAACCATAGTTCGGAATGACACTGTAATATATTATCTTTTTTCCGGATTGCTGTTGTTATGTTCGATAGTTATCATTATCTCTTTTCTGTTTTTTACAGCAACTATTGAAGACGGTGGTTTTGGTTTAAATGAATTAATATCGCTACGATACTTGTTTTCCCCAATGAGTGTCTTAATTAATGATTGGGGGCTATTGTTATTGCTACTGTTGCCTTCCCCACTATTGATTGTAGTGAGAATACCTGATAGGTTGAGGCTATACCCACTCGCTCTCTTCACAATAGGGTTGTACGCATTGATACTGACCTTCTCAAGAGGAGCTTATATTGCGGTAATGGTGCTGCTGTTATCTATGCATATTTTAGCAAAAATATACCGTCTCAAGATAATTAGGTTTAGTCGAAAGTCTTTAATTACCCTTTTGGTGTTGTTTATAATAGCACTGTACCCTATAAGAAAACCTCTTTTTGAGATGTTGCCCCATAATACGTCCGTATCTCAAAAAATGAGTACAAATGGCAGAATTGATCAATGGAGTCGCAGTTTAGATGTAATTAAAGAACAGCCTCTATTTGGTGTTGGTGCAAGTGGGTTTAAACAAGCTAACAAGATTATTTCTGATAAGAATCAGATCCCTTATACCATCAAGGTGACCAATAGTTATCTTCAAATTTTTGTAGAGAAAGGTATTGTCGGAATTATTTTATATGGATTATTGATCGTTATGATTGTCTATTTGATTGTATGTAGAATAAGACAAAAAGATAACGACGACAAAAAGTTTGCTAATATAATTATCTCATCATTATTTATAGCAATGGGTGTTAAAGAGTTTGGTTTCTCTACGTTATTTGATAACCAATTTGTATTCTTGGTGTTTACTATGTGGTTATTTATAGTAGCTCATTCATCAAGTAGGTTATTTGTAAGCAAGAGACGCATATTAGATATAGCCATCATTGTAGTAATGATGATATATCTATTTTCATTCTATTTTTACAGTATAACCCATAAATATATCAATCTGAATCAGCGAGGTGTGGCAATGACACATATTTCAAATAAAAAACAAGCTAACGAATTATTCTCAACGATAGATACTGCCAAGATCAACTCACCTGTTGTCTTCTCAAATCTTGCTTTATTATTAGTTACAGAGCAAGATACTATTAATTACAAGCAATTTGCATTAGGAGTAGCTCCATTGTTATATGATTCAATGCGGATAGATTCAATTATCACATTCACCCAAAGAGCATCTGATATTGCCCCGTGCGAATCTTTGTTTCTACAAAATTTAGGGTGGTTGTATATTTTAAAAGGTAATTATACGGATGCTATGGCATCTTTCAATCATGCAATGGCTGTTAACCCTGCCAATTACAATAATATGTTAAGTTTGGGGTTGTGCTTGGAGTTTCTACAAAACAAAAATGCCGCTGAGCAATATTACTCCAAAGCGATCGCCGCATCTCCATTTATAACAGAGAGTATCTTCTTTAATGACTATATCAAGCGTGATTCCATATCTGCCTACACGGTAGTCCAAAATGCTAAAACAATCATTGAGAAAGATTCTTTAAATATCATTTCCAGATCAAAGTTAGCCAAATTATATATGTTTTTGAATGAACAGAACAAGGCTAATATTATATTGGCTGATGTAGTCAAAAAACTTCCAAACCTTAACCGAGCATGGCTTATGTTGGGGGATATTCACATAGCTAACGGTAATTTGACTGAATCTAAAGTATGTTATCAAAAGGCACATCTATTAGATAAGGTAGACAGACTTGTTCTCTACCGTTTATATAAGATATACTCAATAAAGAAGGATAAAGCTTGTCTAGACTATTACAAGAAAATGCTGGATGTAACAAAATCAAATACTTATATGTCAATTTATTTTAAATCAGTTTACTCCTATAGTCATATAGCACAAGAAACATTCCCATATAACGCACAAGAGTATTTCTCACCCATGATAGAGTTAAATTAA